The following coding sequences are from one Reyranella humidisoli window:
- a CDS encoding Lin0512 family protein: MTAKRVILELGTGNDLHGGDYTKAALRAVQDALHHSSLAMIRALKIDTKTGMFVDVTIGVQQPDKVDVEKVKASLPHGIVTVKVVKGGLDIADPENNDPAVIASAAIAVRMEIP; the protein is encoded by the coding sequence ATGACCGCCAAGCGCGTGATCCTCGAACTCGGCACCGGCAACGACCTGCACGGCGGCGACTACACCAAGGCCGCGCTGCGCGCGGTGCAGGACGCCCTGCACCATTCGTCGCTCGCGATGATCCGGGCGCTGAAGATCGACACCAAGACCGGCATGTTCGTCGACGTGACGATCGGCGTGCAGCAGCCCGACAAGGTCGACGTGGAAAAGGTGAAGGCTTCCCTGCCGCATGGCATCGTCACCGTGAAGGTGGTGAAGGGCGGCCTCGACATCGCCGATCCGGAGAACAACGATCCGGCGGTGATCGCCAGCGCCGCCATCGCGGTCCGGATGGAGATTCCCTGA
- a CDS encoding Bug family tripartite tricarboxylate transporter substrate binding protein: MSISRRKALTILGAASAVAAPARAQTTWPAKPLTIVVPYAAGSATDTLARLMAEQLAPKLGQPVIVDNKGGGNGSIAGTFVAKAPPDGYTLMIATAATHAGNPNLMKSLPYDSLVDFAPAGFYGFIQFVLLVRADAGMDTLADFIKRAKAKPPLTSGAGTPSARVITATLAERIGTDITYVPYKSAPQALADLLSGQIDMTFADVAIAVPQVKAGKLKALVMASDSRSPLLPEVPTFQQAGLGQFALDAWFVIMAPSKTPPEIVARIDKAVQEVVTDPEVIKRLRGISFEPQRKAPEDVRPFIKSEIEKWGRLAKAAGIEKE, translated from the coding sequence ATGAGCATTAGCAGACGCAAGGCACTGACGATTCTCGGGGCCGCTTCGGCGGTGGCAGCCCCCGCACGGGCGCAGACGACTTGGCCCGCGAAGCCGCTCACCATCGTCGTGCCCTATGCCGCCGGCAGCGCGACCGACACGCTGGCGCGCCTGATGGCGGAGCAACTGGCGCCGAAGCTCGGCCAGCCGGTGATCGTCGACAACAAGGGTGGCGGCAACGGTTCGATCGCCGGCACCTTCGTCGCGAAAGCGCCGCCCGACGGCTACACGCTGATGATCGCGACGGCGGCGACGCATGCCGGCAATCCCAACCTGATGAAGTCGTTGCCCTACGATTCGCTGGTCGATTTCGCGCCGGCCGGCTTCTACGGATTCATCCAGTTCGTCCTGCTGGTGCGCGCCGATGCCGGCATGGACACGCTGGCCGACTTCATCAAGCGCGCCAAGGCCAAGCCGCCGCTCACCTCGGGCGCCGGAACGCCCTCGGCCCGCGTGATCACGGCGACGCTGGCCGAGCGGATCGGCACCGACATCACCTACGTGCCCTACAAGTCCGCGCCGCAGGCGCTGGCCGATCTCCTGTCGGGCCAGATCGACATGACCTTCGCCGACGTGGCCATCGCCGTGCCGCAGGTGAAGGCAGGCAAGTTGAAGGCGCTGGTGATGGCCTCGGATTCGCGCTCGCCTCTGCTTCCCGAAGTGCCCACCTTCCAGCAGGCCGGGCTCGGCCAGTTCGCGCTCGACGCCTGGTTCGTGATCATGGCGCCGTCGAAGACGCCGCCCGAGATCGTGGCGCGCATCGACAAGGCGGTGCAGGAGGTCGTGACCGATCCGGAAGTGATCAAGCGCCTGCGCGGCATCTCGTTCGAGCCGCAGCGCAAGGCGCCGGAAGACGTCCGGCCGTTCATCAAGTCGGAGATCGAGAAGTGGGGCCGGCTCGCCAAGGCCGCCGGCATCGAAAAGGAATGA
- a CDS encoding UGSC family (seleno)protein yields MFEVLDPTPGTAPPAGRLAPRLDTLEGKTIGFISNGKEGTKGFFKHLDQILREEYGVASVVSRTKSNYSAPADPHIVAEIKGWDAVVSGLGDUGSCSSCSLHDSVTAERLDVPAFSVMTTRFASAADMMSRVLGMPDYAFAQIGHPVSSATDDQLRAMARTAIEQGLAMLVKPKA; encoded by the coding sequence ATGTTCGAAGTTCTCGATCCCACGCCCGGCACCGCGCCGCCGGCCGGCCGGCTCGCCCCGCGTCTCGACACGCTGGAGGGCAAGACCATCGGCTTCATCTCCAACGGCAAGGAAGGCACCAAGGGCTTCTTCAAGCACCTCGACCAGATCCTGCGCGAGGAATATGGCGTCGCCAGCGTGGTGAGCCGCACCAAGTCGAACTACAGCGCCCCGGCCGATCCGCACATCGTGGCGGAGATCAAGGGCTGGGACGCCGTCGTTTCCGGCCTGGGGGATTGAGGGTCCTGCTCATCGTGCAGTCTGCACGACTCGGTTACCGCTGAAAGACTGGACGTTCCCGCGTTCAGCGTGATGACGACCCGCTTCGCCAGCGCCGCCGACATGATGAGCCGCGTGCTCGGCATGCCGGACTATGCCTTCGCCCAGATCGGCCATCCGGTCAGCAGTGCCACCGACGACCAGCTTCGCGCCATGGCCCGCACGGCCATCGAGCAGGGCCTGGCGATGCTGGTGAAGCCCAAGGCCTGA
- a CDS encoding ABC transporter substrate-binding protein codes for MRKLAWLAVAAIAVIGAGAANAQQTPRKGGTLRMTAPYAASFGSLDPHVTPRAQDDIVGKALQRSLYNWDTAANKLTLELAKSVTASADGLTYTFKLRDDAFFHNGRKMTADDVIFSFTRIMDGSKGYPGARYVRLIKGAVDVEKGAAKEISGLKKIDDYTLEMTITDRVDPGYYFFGGSTAILPKEEVEKGNYASNPVGLGPFKFKEHIPGSRVVMDRFDKFYKTGQPYLDKLEVLIMAEAAARDVAFRNKEIDTSILGPAQYVAYRADPQLSKGILEVAEMFTRSTHINLNSIKPFQDKRVRQAINYAIDSNLIISRLVKDKAYRATSWLPPSSAAFDKTMKPYPYDPEKAKKLLAEAGYPNGFEFEWTTSQNESWGLPIVEAVIPMLARVGIKAKPKLVEVTVLTEILMKGDHQTLIASSLTGPDSLATLRCYYSRTPRTACNYTGFNNADFDKLLDDAAQEGDMAKRDEILKKANNLLYEEAPVWFFNYNKAVLAFQPWVHGLQPNPTEITHQYPENIWVDASSPAK; via the coding sequence ATGCGTAAACTGGCATGGCTCGCGGTCGCCGCGATTGCCGTCATCGGCGCCGGGGCGGCGAATGCCCAGCAGACGCCGCGCAAGGGCGGCACGCTGCGCATGACGGCGCCCTACGCCGCGAGCTTCGGCAGCCTCGATCCGCACGTCACGCCGCGCGCCCAGGACGACATCGTTGGCAAGGCGCTGCAGCGCTCGCTCTACAACTGGGACACCGCGGCCAACAAGCTCACGCTCGAACTCGCCAAGTCCGTCACCGCGTCCGCCGACGGCCTCACCTACACCTTCAAGCTGCGCGACGACGCCTTCTTCCATAACGGCCGCAAGATGACGGCCGACGACGTGATCTTCTCGTTCACCCGCATCATGGACGGCAGCAAGGGCTATCCCGGCGCCCGCTACGTTCGTCTGATCAAGGGCGCGGTCGATGTCGAGAAGGGCGCGGCCAAGGAAATTTCCGGCCTGAAGAAGATCGACGACTACACGCTGGAGATGACGATCACCGACCGCGTCGACCCCGGCTACTACTTCTTCGGCGGCTCGACCGCGATCCTGCCCAAGGAGGAAGTCGAGAAGGGCAACTACGCCTCCAATCCGGTCGGCCTGGGCCCGTTCAAGTTCAAGGAACACATTCCGGGCTCGCGCGTCGTGATGGACCGCTTCGACAAATTCTACAAGACGGGTCAGCCCTACCTCGACAAACTCGAAGTGCTGATCATGGCGGAAGCCGCCGCCCGCGACGTCGCCTTCCGCAACAAGGAGATCGACACCTCGATCCTGGGCCCGGCGCAGTACGTCGCCTATCGCGCCGATCCGCAGCTCTCCAAGGGCATCCTGGAAGTGGCCGAGATGTTCACGCGCTCGACGCACATCAACCTGAACTCGATCAAGCCGTTCCAGGACAAGCGGGTGCGCCAGGCGATCAACTATGCGATCGACTCCAACCTGATCATCTCGCGCCTGGTCAAGGACAAGGCCTATCGTGCGACGAGCTGGCTGCCGCCCTCCTCCGCGGCCTTCGACAAGACTATGAAGCCCTACCCGTACGATCCGGAGAAGGCCAAGAAGCTGCTGGCCGAGGCGGGCTATCCCAACGGCTTCGAGTTCGAGTGGACGACCAGCCAGAACGAAAGCTGGGGCCTGCCGATCGTCGAGGCGGTGATCCCGATGCTGGCGAGGGTCGGGATCAAGGCCAAGCCCAAGTTGGTCGAGGTCACGGTGCTGACCGAGATCCTGATGAAGGGCGACCACCAGACGCTCATCGCCTCCAGCCTGACCGGCCCGGACTCGCTCGCCACCCTGCGCTGCTATTATTCCAGGACGCCGCGCACCGCCTGCAACTATACCGGCTTCAACAACGCCGATTTCGACAAGCTGCTCGACGATGCCGCCCAGGAAGGCGACATGGCCAAGCGCGACGAGATCCTGAAGAAGGCCAACAACCTGCTCTACGAAGAAGCGCCGGTCTGGTTCTTCAACTACAACAAGGCGGTTCTGGCGTTCCAGCCGTGGGTCCACGGCCTGCAGCCCAACCCGACCGAGATCACGCACCAGTACCCGGAGAACATCTGGGTCGACGCCAGCTCGCCGGCCAAATAG
- a CDS encoding Lin0512 family protein has protein sequence MALKKVALEIGMGTDIRGGDYTKAAVRALRDALWHNSLTIATALGKSSDDMVVEVLIGVPQPDQVDTAQVLAVLPHGTGTVKVVEGGLEVANEAGTDKTVIAQAAAIVRLDL, from the coding sequence ATGGCGCTGAAAAAGGTGGCCCTCGAGATCGGCATGGGCACCGACATCCGGGGCGGCGACTACACCAAGGCCGCCGTCCGGGCCCTGCGCGACGCGCTGTGGCACAACTCACTCACCATCGCCACGGCGCTGGGCAAGTCGAGCGACGACATGGTGGTCGAGGTCCTGATCGGCGTGCCCCAGCCCGACCAGGTCGACACCGCGCAGGTGCTGGCGGTTCTGCCGCACGGTACCGGAACGGTGAAGGTGGTCGAGGGTGGACTCGAAGTCGCCAACGAAGCCGGCACGGACAAGACGGTGATCGCCCAGGCGGCCGCCATCGTTCGTCTGGATCTGTGA
- a CDS encoding LLM class flavin-dependent oxidoreductase yields MADPKRLEFGWFLPTAGDTTAYGLPSAQVAPSLELFDKIVGAAEAAGFEYMLVPVQTACWEAWISSAMMVARSKSMRMLVAARPSYINPVLLAKMITAFDQLSGGRICINLIAGQSEAESASEGIKWGKEERYEIMDEEVSILKALWTTRGPVNFDGKFYQLKGAQIRPYPLQQPHPRFYLGGGSKQAWEISAKHSDVHLFWGDTYERIRANMEEIKSMAARHGRENAIGFGMRLQVVCRETEKEAWDFAHGLVEHASEAQKAFVKERFATSEANRRVRELAAIGETIEPHLWTGITQVRPGAGIAIVGDPEQCADTLQKFIDLGCHSFCLSGYLHDEEAERFGKWIMPILRQRNPGRMLAA; encoded by the coding sequence ATGGCTGATCCGAAGCGCCTCGAATTCGGCTGGTTCCTGCCCACCGCGGGCGACACCACCGCCTATGGATTGCCGAGCGCCCAGGTGGCGCCGTCGCTGGAGCTGTTCGACAAGATCGTGGGCGCGGCCGAGGCGGCAGGCTTCGAATACATGCTGGTGCCGGTGCAGACCGCGTGCTGGGAAGCCTGGATCTCCAGCGCCATGATGGTGGCGCGCTCGAAGTCGATGCGCATGCTGGTGGCGGCGCGGCCGAGCTACATCAATCCCGTGCTTCTGGCCAAGATGATCACGGCCTTCGACCAGCTCTCGGGCGGCCGCATCTGCATCAACCTGATCGCCGGTCAGAGCGAGGCCGAGAGCGCCTCCGAAGGCATCAAGTGGGGCAAGGAAGAGCGCTACGAGATCATGGACGAGGAAGTCTCGATCCTGAAGGCGCTGTGGACGACGCGCGGACCGGTGAACTTCGACGGCAAGTTCTACCAGCTCAAGGGCGCGCAGATCCGGCCCTATCCGTTGCAGCAGCCGCATCCGCGCTTCTATCTCGGCGGCGGCTCGAAGCAGGCCTGGGAGATCTCGGCCAAGCACTCCGACGTGCATCTCTTCTGGGGCGACACCTACGAGCGCATTCGCGCCAACATGGAAGAGATCAAGTCGATGGCGGCGCGCCACGGGCGCGAGAACGCGATCGGCTTCGGCATGCGCCTGCAGGTCGTCTGCCGCGAGACCGAGAAGGAAGCCTGGGATTTCGCCCACGGGCTCGTCGAACATGCGAGCGAGGCGCAGAAGGCCTTCGTGAAGGAACGCTTCGCGACCTCGGAAGCCAACCGCCGCGTGCGCGAGCTGGCGGCGATCGGCGAGACCATCGAGCCGCATCTGTGGACCGGCATCACCCAGGTCCGCCCCGGCGCCGGCATCGCCATCGTCGGCGATCCCGAGCAGTGCGCCGACACGTTGCAGAAGTTCATCGATCTCGGCTGTCACTCCTTCTGCCTGTCGGGCTACCTGCACGACGAGGAGGCGGAGCGCTTCGGCAAGTGGATCATGCCGATCCTGCGCCAGCGTAATCCGGGGCGGATGCTGGCGGCGTAA
- a CDS encoding gamma-glutamyltransferase family protein — protein MLQHGKRPTIASRHGMVAAAHPLAAAAGARILANGGNAFDAAVATAAALNVVEPYMSGLAGRGVATCYIASEKRVRTLDFVGPISKNFPVDKLSNRSQLQRGALAVGAPGNLAGWCELNSAHGKKKLPELFAPAIAIARDGFQLIEFNIEEIQGVAGELAGHKALHPEWSRVYTAGAGNVKPGFVLKQPDLARTLEALATEGPGLLYGGALGKKILDRLTELGGCMVMDDLMAAKATWRDPVSVTYRGRTVHVPPPPCEGFQFLLTLRILEGFDLAKMKRNSTEHVDTVLRAVRLAAGVRIATGVPAPQKLAEILSDAHVETLRARVRDGKPVIGPTEQWTPPQEPVSATDESHTTSFSIADNEGNLICLTQSLGSVFGSGIVVPGTGLCLNNFLYWADVNPQSPNRVKPGDQLPMCMAPSISTKDGNPILALGTPGSYGILQTQPQAMVQHVDFGLPLQQAIEAPRGRLTDGAEVFLESRLPPDVHADLRKRGHNVTTGPEWTMKVGGMQGVAVDPETGIFTGGCDPRRDGYCVPA, from the coding sequence ATGCTGCAGCACGGCAAGCGTCCGACAATCGCATCGCGGCACGGCATGGTGGCCGCCGCTCATCCGCTGGCCGCGGCCGCGGGCGCCCGCATCCTGGCCAACGGCGGCAATGCCTTCGACGCGGCGGTCGCGACTGCAGCAGCACTGAACGTCGTCGAACCTTACATGTCGGGCCTCGCCGGCCGCGGTGTCGCGACCTGCTACATCGCCAGCGAGAAGCGCGTCCGCACGCTCGACTTCGTCGGCCCGATCTCGAAGAACTTCCCGGTCGACAAGCTCAGCAACCGTTCGCAATTGCAGCGCGGCGCCCTTGCCGTCGGCGCACCGGGCAATCTCGCCGGCTGGTGCGAGCTGAACAGCGCCCACGGCAAGAAGAAGCTGCCGGAACTCTTCGCGCCCGCGATCGCCATCGCGCGCGACGGCTTCCAGCTCATCGAATTCAACATCGAGGAAATCCAGGGCGTCGCCGGCGAACTGGCCGGACACAAGGCGCTCCATCCCGAATGGTCGCGCGTCTACACGGCCGGCGCGGGCAACGTGAAGCCTGGCTTCGTGCTGAAGCAGCCCGATCTCGCCCGCACGCTCGAGGCGCTGGCGACCGAAGGTCCCGGCCTGCTCTATGGCGGCGCGCTGGGAAAGAAGATCCTCGACCGGCTGACCGAGCTCGGCGGCTGCATGGTCATGGACGACCTGATGGCCGCCAAGGCGACCTGGCGCGATCCGGTCTCCGTCACGTATCGCGGCCGCACCGTCCACGTGCCGCCGCCGCCCTGCGAGGGCTTCCAGTTCCTGCTGACCCTGCGCATCCTCGAAGGCTTCGACCTCGCAAAGATGAAGCGCAACTCGACGGAGCATGTCGACACGGTGCTGCGCGCCGTCCGTCTCGCCGCCGGCGTGCGCATCGCGACGGGCGTGCCGGCGCCGCAGAAGCTGGCCGAAATCCTGTCGGACGCCCATGTCGAGACGCTGCGCGCCCGGGTGCGCGACGGCAAGCCGGTGATCGGCCCGACCGAGCAGTGGACGCCGCCGCAGGAGCCCGTCTCGGCGACCGACGAGAGCCACACGACGTCGTTCTCGATCGCCGACAACGAAGGCAACCTGATCTGCCTGACGCAGAGCCTGGGCAGCGTGTTCGGCTCGGGCATCGTGGTGCCCGGCACGGGCCTCTGCCTCAACAACTTCCTCTACTGGGCCGACGTCAATCCGCAGAGCCCGAACCGCGTGAAGCCGGGCGACCAGTTGCCGATGTGCATGGCGCCCTCGATTTCCACCAAGGATGGCAACCCGATCCTCGCGCTGGGCACGCCGGGCAGCTACGGCATCCTGCAGACCCAGCCGCAGGCGATGGTCCAGCACGTCGATTTCGGCCTGCCGCTGCAGCAGGCGATCGAGGCGCCGCGCGGCCGCCTGACCGACGGTGCCGAGGTGTTCCTGGAATCGCGCCTGCCGCCGGACGTCCACGCCGACCTGCGCAAGCGCGGCCACAACGTCACGACCGGCCCGGAATGGACCATGAAGGTCGGCGGCATGCAGGGCGTCGCGGTCGATCCGGAAACCGGCATCTTCACCGGCGGCTGCGACCCGCGCCGCGACGGCTACTGCGTTCCGGCGTAG
- a CDS encoding LysR family transcriptional regulator codes for MAQPTLPDFSARQLEAVLAVGEYGSFIAAASRLRISQPALTRTIKRVEAALGVRLFERSTRHVQITPAGREFAAVAERMLNDLRITVRSIREVAEEQRGRLSIASIMSVASGALPLLLAAYRADRPGIEIHVQEGVHGSVLEAVRSGAADLGLTYVDELPDAISGEALQRETFCLVVPRRHRLAARRTVALAELRDVPLVALPSDSRTRRTVDAAASVAGLTLRQIVIVNQFATLMGCVRAGVGLAIVPTGATGLFLGRDLRAIPLGEPKLSRRLGLVLLREREPSPAAAGFLALARRAWPKPAGR; via the coding sequence ATGGCCCAGCCGACCCTGCCGGATTTCAGCGCCCGCCAGCTCGAAGCGGTCCTCGCCGTCGGCGAATACGGCAGCTTCATCGCGGCCGCGTCGCGGCTGCGCATCTCGCAGCCGGCGCTGACGCGCACCATCAAGCGGGTCGAGGCGGCGCTGGGCGTACGCCTGTTCGAGCGCAGTACGCGCCATGTGCAGATCACGCCGGCCGGCCGCGAGTTCGCGGCCGTGGCCGAGCGCATGCTGAACGATCTGCGTATTACCGTGCGATCGATCCGCGAGGTTGCGGAGGAGCAACGCGGCCGGCTCAGCATCGCCAGCATCATGTCGGTGGCGAGCGGTGCGCTGCCCTTGCTGCTCGCGGCCTATCGCGCCGACCGGCCGGGCATCGAGATCCATGTCCAGGAAGGTGTGCATGGCAGCGTGCTCGAGGCGGTGCGCAGCGGGGCCGCCGATCTCGGCCTCACCTATGTCGACGAGCTGCCCGACGCCATTTCGGGTGAGGCGTTGCAGCGCGAGACCTTCTGCCTCGTGGTGCCGCGCCGCCACCGGCTGGCCGCGCGCCGGACCGTGGCGCTGGCCGAGTTGCGCGACGTGCCGCTGGTGGCGCTACCCAGCGATTCGCGTACCCGGCGGACGGTGGATGCCGCGGCGTCGGTTGCCGGGCTCACGCTTCGCCAGATCGTCATCGTCAACCAGTTCGCGACGCTCATGGGCTGCGTGCGCGCCGGCGTCGGTCTCGCCATCGTGCCGACCGGCGCGACGGGCCTGTTCCTCGGCCGCGATCTGCGGGCCATTCCGCTCGGCGAGCCGAAGCTCTCGCGTCGCCTCGGCCTCGTTCTCCTGCGGGAACGGGAACCGTCACCGGCTGCGGCCGGCTTTCTCGCACTTGCACGCCGGGCCTGGCCGAAGCCCGCCGGGCGTTGA
- a CDS encoding ABC transporter permease, protein MSLALKIPRLRLKGGSSLWVGGGLVAIAISSAVLAPWIALTDPVLDANLMNAEIAPCWEFPFGTDAQGRDIYSRIVWGARVSLSVGIISQICNSLIGVTLGLTAGYWGGWWDDLVSGLTNLMLAIPSLVFALAIMAILGPGLVSLVIALGLTSWSYSCRIARAQVLSLKSQGYIQAARILGYGDLRIMFTQVLPNILGPLIVIATLGMGGAILSEAALSFLGLGIRPPFPSWGSMLSEARDQITTAPWLSVFPGLAIFFTVLGLNLLGDGLRDYLDPQSTTRRG, encoded by the coding sequence ATGAGCCTCGCCCTGAAGATTCCCCGCCTGCGGCTGAAGGGCGGCTCCTCCCTCTGGGTGGGCGGCGGCCTGGTCGCCATCGCCATCTCCTCGGCCGTCCTCGCGCCGTGGATCGCGCTCACCGATCCGGTGCTCGACGCCAACCTGATGAATGCCGAGATCGCGCCCTGCTGGGAGTTCCCCTTCGGTACCGACGCGCAGGGCCGCGACATCTATTCCCGCATCGTCTGGGGCGCGCGCGTCTCGCTGAGCGTCGGCATCATCAGCCAGATCTGCAACAGCCTGATCGGCGTCACGCTCGGCCTCACCGCAGGCTACTGGGGCGGCTGGTGGGACGATCTGGTGAGCGGCCTCACCAACCTGATGCTGGCGATCCCCTCGCTGGTCTTCGCGCTCGCCATCATGGCGATCCTCGGGCCGGGCCTCGTCAGCCTCGTCATCGCGCTCGGCCTCACCAGCTGGTCCTATTCCTGCCGCATCGCCCGCGCCCAGGTCCTGTCGCTGAAGAGCCAGGGCTACATCCAGGCCGCGCGCATCCTGGGCTATGGCGACCTGCGCATCATGTTCACGCAGGTCCTGCCCAACATCCTGGGGCCGCTGATCGTGATCGCGACCCTGGGCATGGGCGGCGCCATCCTTTCCGAAGCGGCGCTCTCGTTCCTCGGCCTCGGCATCCGCCCGCCCTTCCCGAGCTGGGGCAGCATGCTGTCGGAGGCGCGCGACCAGATCACGACCGCGCCATGGCTGTCGGTGTTCCCGGGCCTCGCCATCTTCTTCACCGTGCTCGGCCTCAACCTGCTGGGCGACGGCCTGCGCGACTATCTCGACCCGCAATCGACGACACGGCGGGGATGA
- a CDS encoding glutathione S-transferase family protein, producing MLLYEHPLSSYAQKVKIALREKGLDFKVETPAALGTGTAGGAFAAASPRNEVPTLIDGDARIFDSTIILEYLEDKYPAPHLLPRDPAARAEARMIEDLCDTLYEAVNWGLSEIRWFRRAEGEQAETMKATAARQTAELQAWLADKLGDRPWFNGENFGWADLSVAPYLNRSFFYGLGTQAGSSLARWRDRLIERPSVAGTFREFEAAAAGMASAAERLTSGQIRREYRDHRLEWMMKSGGQQIVLDGLSKNNIRFTWPLG from the coding sequence ATGCTGCTCTACGAGCATCCGCTCTCGTCCTATGCCCAGAAGGTGAAGATCGCGCTGCGCGAGAAAGGGCTCGACTTCAAGGTCGAGACACCCGCCGCGCTGGGCACCGGCACGGCCGGCGGCGCGTTCGCGGCGGCCAGCCCGCGCAACGAGGTGCCGACGCTGATCGACGGCGACGCCCGCATCTTCGATTCGACGATCATTCTCGAGTATCTCGAGGACAAGTATCCCGCCCCGCACCTGCTGCCGCGCGATCCTGCGGCACGCGCCGAGGCACGGATGATCGAGGACCTCTGCGACACGCTCTACGAGGCGGTGAACTGGGGCCTGAGCGAGATCCGCTGGTTCAGGCGCGCCGAGGGCGAGCAGGCGGAGACGATGAAGGCCACCGCCGCACGACAGACCGCCGAGCTGCAGGCGTGGCTGGCGGACAAGCTCGGCGACCGGCCGTGGTTCAACGGCGAGAACTTCGGCTGGGCCGATCTCAGCGTCGCACCCTATCTCAACCGCTCGTTCTTCTACGGGCTGGGCACGCAAGCCGGCTCATCGCTGGCGCGGTGGCGTGACCGGTTGATCGAGCGCCCGTCCGTCGCCGGGACCTTCCGGGAATTCGAAGCCGCCGCGGCCGGCATGGCGAGTGCTGCCGAGCGTCTCACCTCGGGACAGATTCGCCGCGAATACCGCGACCATCGCCTGGAATGGATGATGAAGTCGGGCGGCCAGCAGATCGTCCTCGACGGGTTGTCGAAGAACAACATCCGCTTCACCTGGCCGTTGGGCTGA
- a CDS encoding ABC transporter permease has translation MLIVLGRRLANVIPTLLAVVALVFLLFSVLPGSFISGMNEDGRSTIDPAVMERMRKEMGLDDPLVERFAKYVAATATGDLGISFRTREPVTKMLAVRIWPSLKLVLAAMTFAILVGVTLGFLAALKPGSLIDTAAMVGAISGLSLSQFWFGLMLMYLFALKLQWLPSFGYGDGGLRNLILPAIALGVGPMALLARTTRAAVLDVLNADFVRTARSKGMSERRVVEWHVLRNALVLVITIVGLQFGSLMGQAVVVEKLFAWPGVGSLMVDSVFQRDMPTVQGCILMIVLFFLVINTLVDIAYVVIDPRIRYR, from the coding sequence ATGCTCATCGTCCTCGGCCGCCGCCTCGCCAACGTCATCCCGACGCTGCTCGCCGTCGTGGCACTCGTGTTCCTGCTGTTCTCCGTCCTGCCGGGCAGCTTCATCTCAGGCATGAACGAGGACGGGCGCTCGACCATCGACCCCGCGGTCATGGAGCGCATGCGCAAGGAGATGGGCCTCGACGATCCGCTGGTCGAGCGATTCGCCAAATACGTCGCGGCCACGGCGACCGGCGATCTCGGCATCTCCTTCCGAACGCGCGAGCCCGTCACCAAGATGCTGGCGGTCCGCATCTGGCCGTCGCTGAAGCTGGTCCTCGCGGCCATGACGTTCGCCATCCTGGTGGGCGTCACGCTGGGTTTCCTCGCCGCGCTGAAGCCCGGCAGCCTGATCGATACCGCCGCCATGGTGGGCGCCATCTCCGGCCTCTCGCTCAGCCAGTTCTGGTTCGGCCTGATGCTGATGTACCTGTTTGCGTTGAAGCTCCAGTGGCTGCCGAGCTTCGGCTACGGCGACGGCGGCCTGCGCAACCTGATTCTGCCGGCGATCGCGCTGGGCGTCGGACCGATGGCCCTGCTCGCCCGCACCACGCGCGCCGCGGTGCTCGACGTGCTCAACGCCGATTTCGTCCGCACCGCGCGCAGCAAGGGCATGAGCGAGCGCCGCGTAGTCGAATGGCACGTGCTGCGCAACGCGCTGGTCCTGGTCATCACCATCGTCGGCCTGCAGTTCGGCTCGCTGATGGGCCAGGCGGTCGTCGTCGAGAAGCTGTTCGCCTGGCCGGGCGTCGGCTCGCTGATGGTCGACTCGGTGTTCCAGCGCGACATGCCGACGGTCCAGGGCTGCATCCTGATGATCGTGCTGTTCTTCCTCGTCATCAACACGCTGGTCGACATCGCCTATGTCGTGATCGACCCCCGGATCCGGTACCGATGA